The genomic interval ACTCGCATTAATATCTGTATGCATAGGGAATCCAAATCATGTATCTGTCTGCATATGTCCATATTGCAGATTCACTGATGTGGTCGCTCAGTGGCCGGGGTCTACACACGACAACACCATATTTGAGAACTGTGGCCTGAAGGCATGGGTCGAGGCAAATAATGTTGGTTGGCTGATTGGTGACGCGGGTTATGCCCTGAAACCTTACATGCTGACACCAAAggcaattataaacattataattgtgTACAATACTTTAATGTAATATTGTTCAATACAACTACAGAAAGGGTTTCATGTAATTGTCTGTAtttaattatcaccatcatgtaaaatgtgtttgtagCATATTAGGTGACATATTTGCTAGAATATGatcatttaaattgtaaaatcaTGGTAAGGTCTTCGAATAGATCCCAGATATAATGcaagttataaatataaatgcagTAACTTTAAACACTGATTTCATGCAATTGCTTATAGATCCGGCCTACGACCCAACAGGAAAATGCATTCAACTAGGCACACAGCCGTACCAGAATGGTAGTTGAAAGACCGTTAGGTTTGTTGAAGTCGAGATTTcggtaattattttattttcaaatacagtATTACCATTTTGTTACCATCTATTGATGTTCATAAGTAAGAAACTTAAAGAAGTGTAAGGCAACTAATTATGAAGTGATTCTTTTCAGAAAGCCCACTTGATAACACTTTTGAAATGGaagatgtaaataaataatgaataaaatataacaacaaaaggATACTAAAAAGTAGttctttcattaaaatataacaaactaatttgttttcatttgcaaccttaaattcaaattattatccGTGAGttgctatttttgttgtttattcatcaatattagaaaaagaaacttaaaataaacgagatttgatgtttatatgttatGCAATTGTTAGACATGTCactttaaaataagcaatagtAGTAGCTTATGATAAAGATATACCgttttcgtaaaaaaaatcacattccACCGGATGTGATGTACAActtagaggtgcacctctatattaAGAGGTGTGTATTTGTCTTTGTGCTTCtatgttttcaaacaataatgtaGCCGAGCTCTCTAACTTATAGATGCACCTCTAAATATAGGCAGAACACTTTTTTGTTTACTCCTAGTACAATAATTTTGACCCTATAGGTACATCATAGAAAAATGCTGTTAATTggtattatattatgtttgcaCTCACTTCATTTCATGCAGATGTCTTCATAAGACTGGAGGATTCATCCAAATCACACCTGAGAAGGCAGCCAAAGTCTTTGTTGTTTGTGCTAAACTGCACAACATGTGTATAGATGATGCTGTCGTGTTTGATGGACAAATCAATGTTGCCCCTGACAATGCACCACCTTACATTGGAGCACTTGACCCAAATGCGCAGAGGGACAGAAGAGCTATTATTGCAAGATTTTGAAATGAACACtcgtattgttttaattgtgtgcATATctaattatttggactagtgaaGGAAATATTATTACCTTGTGATAGATTcacatttttatgtataattaagTTAAGAACTTTCTGTATCAAATTACACAAACTATCACAATTGGcccattttttcacaaaacatcttaagtctcAAAAAACAGAATTTATCTTTTATCCACTATTTTGGTTTAGGTTTAACTTGTATCTCgtataaacattttgaagactttttatacatgtactttcaataGAATTAATTTTGCTTATATTAAAGACAAGCAATCTTTATCTTTATAGAGTTTTATTAGTAAtctttattaatgaaaatagatACCAAAGCTTGTTATGCTTTAGATGTTTCGAGAACTTGGGTCTGAAAGATTAATACCTGtatgaattaaaatacaatattgacaCAACTGTGCATGTACCATTAAAACCTATCATGACTCAGTATatgtgacaatattttttttaaatagagtTGCCGCAAACTCAAActcaaaaatgttaacattagtAAAACAACCTTGAATTTGAATGAAGCTTTAAATTGTATGGATTACTTTAAAGTCTCAGTAAAGTGTAAACAGAGAGAACAAACTTGTTAATGGTATAATGAATCTGAATGAATTCATGAATAAAGAAGACAATGCATTACTATTATCATAGCCATTGTTAATTTGTTGcacaaacatatttgaaatgtaatgaTTACCATCTTAATTGTCATATTCTATTTCATATTGACATGAAGAAAGTAATTACTTATTACAAAATACAGTACAGCCATGACTCATAATATGATGAAACAGTAGCTCTTCTATTTATTATGCTGTTTATGAGGGGGTATATACTCCTAATTATATCAGTGGAATAACTTGaagtaacaaaacaaatgctgtTTCATGGTGATTTTAATCATCCTTTATCTGATATACAAAGAAATCTTATAACACAGTAAAAAGgcagttttatattttgttgaaatgccAATACAGTGTACCTGACCATTCTTCTAAATATGACATGTTTTGCAAATTCAATCATTtcaaataactcaaaaatgtACTAGCTAATGCATAgatgaggggggggggggcactctaaactaaaaaacattcaaaaatctGTTTTTTCTGTATCAGTTTTCTTAAAGTTAACCTGATTATACATAATCTTATTGCTGTTTATGTCTATTCTTTATTTTGCCTAAGGACTTGGATGAGATTGACTTAATAGCTATGAACAACAACAGTACTGAACTTTGACTTAAGtgtttaaacattgttaacaatacataaaacaattaaaacattaacaatacacATAAATTGACATTTAATACCTCGAAACAACCTCCAACTATCACattcattttttgtgaagaaaaaacTGTCTCATGTATGATTATTAGCCACTTCTATGTAATcacattgtttgaaatatgtcactttaatatgaatgcaattgtGTTTCCATATATGTTATTAGTTTACTTGAACATGGAAAAACTGACcaaattataaagaaaactgAACTGTGAATAACATTTGTTGATATTCAAGAGTATGCGCAAAATTTAGATGTTATGTGAGTTTAAGTAGATGAAATATTGAAAGATTCACTGAATTCTAAGCACATGATTCTAATAACAGTATTACAAATGATTATCATAGGTTACATGTCGACTCTTAAAAGTTATTTAgtcacatttcattttattagtcATTTAACGAATATTTATAATTGCTGatgaaaacatgaaatgaaTTAAAGAGGTATGAATTGATGAAGATTGAACTGAACAATACttctttttattgaaacagtGAAGCTACAAACAGGAAGCAAAACACATAAACATACTGTACAATGGAACAATAAAATTGCTCAGCTATCAcagagtttattttttataatttttaactATCCAATGCAGTCATTGacatatgaattaaatacatgaatatgtacacatatttcTACATAATACAGTTAACACATGTTGCTGTTACATCTACTGACAAAGTTGTAATATAAATCTattcatgtacatataaatgACATGTAATTCAATTTTTTGTACTAAATGCAATCTGTAACAAGTTTGTGTATACATATCAAATCAAGTATTGCTTTACGCATTGAATAGTTCCATTAACGCTTTGACttactaaataaaatttgattcaCAATATTGCCTATATTTAAAATTCTATACAAGTCATGTAACATAAGTTGAAGTTCAGTTTGACATGTTGGCATTATGATGCTTTGACGTTTTTATTCAAGttagttagatgacctgaagtaaaatcttaatgattacgAATGGCTCAATGTCTATGCTTAATTAGCCAAATATTAAGCAtaggcaatttattttatttaatcttaatATTAAATAGACAAATTTAGAATACTAACTTTATTATCAGAACATCATTTCATGCAAGTAGTACCAGTATCAGGACATGTGAACAATTTGCCTGACATCTTCATTAGCAAATGTTATGTACTATATAAGTGAGTAAACTAGACCCATAACTAGATGTGAATCTTACACCACTTCACCACCACCTTCTTCTATTCAGAAGTATCAATGGGAGTGATTAATGCTCATTGAATGAACAGTGTCAGTAAGAATACCTCAATTAAGTTATTGGTCTATACCTCAAAgtcttttcaagttatgctcaagacaaatatatgtttgcaaatTAATAACGAGCAATCACTCAACAATTACAGCACCAAGAGTTATGGATTTTGTGCAATTCACATCTccttaaagcaactgtgcacaagatgaacaatttgcaagaaaaaaaccCAGAAAATTGTCGAACACTGACAAaaattggctagtcgatgttataacgtgatattaccaagttagatatatatcttaaatataccACTAGTTTTTAATAATCCTTtatagcacagtggatacaacgctgGACTGCGTTGATACTctcattttgatactttttttacaattatgacatcaaagcataacacattcaattatataattgttctgagattcgttacagtaaaaaacgtttttggtgccaatctgatgtacagtccctttaaagagatttaattatataaaattatatgaagTCATGAATGGATACAGAGCGTACAAGGTGATTCCTATTAAGCCCACATCACATAGTGGCGGTGTCATAATAATGTTccatgtaatttatttattgctttaaaGTATAGAAGTTAATCATTAAATCGTTTGTAATTTTCTGCTGTTGAAGAATTTCGTTGAGGAGCTCATTCTGTTTCATAAGAAGTCTTTCAATGTTTACTGCACCTGGAAAGTaatttgattaacatttataataagTTCCAATCAATGTCAGGTATACCACTGTTAACATAGTGAAATCAATATATGCCTGCAAAGGTTATATTAACAGTTAGAATGTATTGATAACTgatgttaaatttatgttcaaGCAGTtgaatagttttgttcatcaaAACAAGCAGCTAAATTACATCTAACCTTGAATGACACAAAACCTCaagaaacacacactatttccGTTTTCAACATGACAAGAGCGCGAATTCGATGTCAATTACAACAAAGGCAGTGATCACAATGTGTCTGCTATGCTTAGAAACtgacaaaataagaaaattaaaaaccaACCTTTATCACTGTTACTGTTTTCTCCCACTAATGGCAGTGTTGTCATCCTTGTattactgaaatattaaaaagtacatgtaatttcattgttATCAACAAATAACAATGCAATCATGATATGAAGTTATAACATGTATACCTTATTTCTCCTTATAACACTCCACAGAATTATCTGCCTAAGTCAGTAGTACTAGAACTATAAGAACAAGGATTAAATCTTAGGCGGTCTAATCACTAGAATTAGTTTATTTAGTCATATTTTGTGTACTACCTTTTCTGAACCATGGCAGTACCCAGGGGCAGTGAAGGGGACACTTTGTTTGAGGTGGTTTGACCTGACTCTACTGGCAATGCACATTCAGCTGTTTTGATAGGCGATGGACTTGAAGCTGCAGTTATAtagacaaatataaatatataagtgttattaaaaacaaacaaaaaggtATAAATATACACGACATGTGTATCAAAACTTCATCTGGAATGACAACATGATATATTCAAATGTTATGACTATCACTTTATGATTTCACATTCACGGTATGAATTACTTacataataatttcaaagtttCACTTTACATAAAGGATGAAGGCGAGCACTTTTCTAATCCATATTAAATGTGAAGTTAAGAAAATAAAGGAATATTACTATTAAGAGCAAAGGTGTCCACCCCCGCAAACCCCCCTATCGCCGAATCGCCGATCAGCTGAATCATCTGTAATACAATATTaccaaatttataaaaaacatcttgattttataatgaaaatgtaaatgtttaaatatgtattcgaattgataagaaattatgaaatactacattttcaaatctaggtttttggcatattttttaaatttcaaattagaTTCATATATGTACTTAATTTCCAGattctaaaatatatacatgaagtcGATGAGATTTGCCATTTtctggcttaaaccgttactttttgtttaagaaaaatgcattaaacatcgaTTTggggacggaaatatgaaaatatgcgttctgatcttttgtcagcagtctgttAGTGTGCACCTTTAACTTTCCTACAAATCCTTTaatgtcaaaaaatgaaaaaaagttgcAAATAAGTAATAATTTACCTTCTCCTCCCACGCATCTAACTTCGGAGGAGGCCCACCGCCTGTCAGAGCTGTCATCTGGCGCCTCCTCCGCTCCCTTCTCTTCACATCAGTCTTAATATCAGatagtgtttttttacattCGTCAAGGGTTCGTACACACACACCCTGGGCATTCACTCTGAAATACAAATAGataatttcttcaaattttaTGATTGAAGTTCACTTAGAGGATATTGTATGGGGCTGTGTGAGGGCGGGGGCTCATGATCAAAACTTGCAAACAAATCAACATATAATATCTTTGTAAAGCCAATAGTTACATGCTGTGAatgaaacagttaaaataacTATTTCAATGATCAGAATAAAACTGTTACATGGTATATGATCAACGTCGTCATCCGCCATAGTCAAAGTTTCCAAACAATCTTATAAAAAGGTACCATACCGCTCCACAATTATCTTCCAGGATTTGTCCTTATCGCAATGTGTTATTCCAGGGCAGAATTTGCTATCGATGGCATAATTTTCATCGAAGTATGCATTTCTAAGAACTTCTTGCTCCGCCCTGGACCAGTTCTCCTTTCTTTTCAATTTCTGCGGTGTCGCCATTATTGTTGATGTAGCAGACGaagtttgtttactttttttgaCAGGTGCCCGCGAAGGGAGATTTCTACCTCCAATCGGAGAGTTACGCATTATTTACCCCTACgcaaatattcacacttacGAAATTTTAGTAAAACGCACGTACGCAATTCGTAATATTTACGTAAGTTGAAAATGTACTTAAAACTTACGCAAAACTTACGAACTGTTAGTAAAACGGGGccctggtttctacccaggaaatggAAACGAGCGTGAGTTTATAAGCtctcagctttcgtcacaaccGAGCTAATAGaaattagtattacctaacgaTTTTTGCAGTAAACCGTAAGCCGtatcttatttaaatcataaaacaaactGCCTCAAGTTTTTATAAGATATATCGCTATGTTATTGCAGAGGTGGGTCTACTTGTGACAGTGGTTTTTCTGGTTACGCTGTTCATTGGTAAGAGTATATTTCATAGTTCTGGTTCAGTTATTTGAAATGAAGAATTCTGATAGCTTCCCCGTTTTTAATATTGGTAGTGGCTACT from Mya arenaria isolate MELC-2E11 chromosome 7, ASM2691426v1 carries:
- the LOC128241359 gene encoding uncharacterized protein LOC128241359, giving the protein MATPQKLKRKENWSRAEQEVLRNAYFDENYAIDSKFCPGITHCDKDKSWKIIVERVNAQGVCVRTLDECKKTLSDIKTDVKRRERRRRQMTALTGGGPPPKLDAWEEKMIQLIGDSAIGGFAGVDTFALNTSSPSPIKTAECALPVESGQTTSNKVSPSLPLGTAMVQKSNTRMTTLPLVGENSNSDKGAVNIERLLMKQNELLNEILQQQKITNDLMINFYTLKQ